A window of the Parabacteroides merdae ATCC 43184 genome harbors these coding sequences:
- a CDS encoding hybrid sensor histidine kinase/response regulator transcription factor has product MRRIIISLILLVGFCSGTYPIYFKHIGMQEGLSQLSVMAIYQDNLGRMWFGTEEGISIYDGVQTKVYKPSEFHRQNANPIGNQTHFIAGDKDGNVFFDSDQSLIRYDIQTQKFSCLRKSNVYTVASIKGTIWVGIADSILTWNPDKNDFDFVTRLENRNQRATCLLEDSGGRYWIGTTDGLFKMNDDKSLTCMIMGEDIYDLYEDSKYNLWISIRMNGMYKRDVHGNFTRYRYDPSNPNNISSNQVRDFVEDNFGNIWFGTFTGLNKYNPTSNQFEVYARNPLPGSMTHSSVFPVYKDRQGTIWLGTYYGGVNYFNPETDIFTVYAANNSRNDCLNYPFVGNMVEDKDNNIWICTEGGGLNFFDRKTKKFTYFMADENRNSIAHNNLKAIAYSPERNKLYIGTHTGGLSIYDIKNKRFKNPYFEDPSYAVIAGDRINQMRIYNDELICTGPKGIFKMNLYTEKVSPLFKSGKYYGNTCFLIDSKGYIWLAYGKGVWKINLENEEDKVQYRSGENGLGTFPISQIIEDKEGRIFLGTRGSGLFHYDEKNKRFIGYTTENSFIASDYCYELTLSTLDQLVITGDKGITFFDPDQNLFKVVELGTALPLTGINIGCGILVCKNGEIFVGSSNGMATFFEQQLFNSAKDYQLYFSDLFINNEQVSPGDHNKVLATALPFTREIELAYNQNNLIFTFTSNNYVNTLKKASYEYMLEGFDKKWIPSKDNNIFYTNLNPGKYTLIVREIQYDPNQEQPRTIKMDIHIHSPWYASNLAYFLYFILIISILYSIYRFKKSQYMLQTSLEMERKEKEAIEELNQAKLQFFSNISHEFRTPLTLIISQIELLLQSSSLSPSVYNKLLKVYKNTYHMRNLISELLDFRKLEQGHMKLKVYEQDIVPFLKEIYLSFYEYASSRSITYNFTAPQENVLCYFDPKQMQKVFYNLLSNAFKYTKPNAAIEMILENKENEVTIKVIDNGIGISKEDIDKIFDRFYQAENGISNITKTPSTGIGLSLTKSIIELHHGTIQVESTPGYGSIFIVHLQKGYTHFTEEELAQKQQKKQTESLIPDTVAFSDHMEEFSDTEQKELLIEGDDSPHTILLVEDNEELLQILNSLFSPTYRVLLARNGKEGLEKARAERPDIIVSDVMMPEMSGTEMCLKIKNDFDVCHIPVVLLTALTSAEQNIEGLQRGADDYINKPFNAKVLLARCNNLVRNRIILQKKFSQQKDFDAQSLASNPIDQKFLDTVNSIIEKNLDNIDFDMNMMARELGLSRSSLYAKFKALTGMTPNDFVLNCKLKRAATMLTENPDLQIADISDRLGFGSPRYFTRCFKAQFEITPAEYRKKTVI; this is encoded by the coding sequence ATGAGAAGAATCATCATATCACTCATACTGCTTGTAGGATTTTGCTCCGGCACATACCCGATATATTTCAAGCATATAGGCATGCAGGAAGGCCTGTCACAACTTTCCGTCATGGCCATCTACCAGGATAATTTGGGTAGAATGTGGTTCGGGACGGAAGAGGGAATCAGCATATACGACGGCGTACAGACCAAAGTATACAAACCATCCGAATTTCATCGCCAAAACGCCAATCCGATAGGTAACCAGACGCACTTCATTGCAGGCGACAAAGATGGAAATGTTTTCTTCGACTCCGATCAATCCTTGATCCGCTATGACATCCAGACACAGAAATTCTCATGCCTACGGAAATCAAACGTATATACCGTCGCTTCTATCAAAGGAACAATATGGGTAGGAATAGCTGACTCCATACTCACCTGGAATCCGGATAAAAACGATTTCGATTTCGTCACGAGGCTGGAAAATCGGAACCAGCGTGCGACCTGTTTGTTGGAAGATTCCGGCGGCCGGTACTGGATCGGCACTACAGACGGACTCTTCAAGATGAATGACGACAAATCCCTGACCTGTATGATCATGGGAGAAGACATTTACGACCTATATGAAGACTCCAAATATAATCTTTGGATATCCATTCGCATGAATGGCATGTACAAAAGGGACGTGCACGGCAATTTCACCCGTTACCGTTACGATCCTTCCAACCCCAACAACATATCGAGCAACCAGGTCCGGGATTTCGTGGAAGACAACTTCGGGAACATCTGGTTCGGCACTTTCACCGGGCTAAACAAATATAATCCGACCAGCAATCAGTTCGAAGTTTATGCCCGCAACCCTCTGCCCGGCAGCATGACCCATTCATCCGTATTCCCCGTTTACAAAGACAGACAAGGCACGATCTGGTTGGGGACCTATTACGGCGGTGTCAATTATTTCAACCCGGAGACAGATATTTTCACGGTTTATGCAGCTAACAACAGCCGGAACGATTGCCTGAATTATCCTTTCGTCGGTAATATGGTGGAAGATAAAGACAATAATATCTGGATCTGTACCGAAGGAGGTGGGTTGAACTTTTTCGACCGGAAAACGAAGAAATTCACCTACTTCATGGCCGATGAGAATCGTAACTCCATTGCTCATAACAACCTGAAGGCAATAGCCTACAGCCCTGAACGCAACAAACTGTATATTGGAACACATACCGGAGGACTATCCATCTACGACATCAAAAACAAACGGTTCAAAAATCCCTATTTCGAAGATCCGTCTTATGCCGTAATAGCAGGCGACCGCATCAACCAGATGAGAATCTACAATGACGAATTGATTTGTACCGGACCGAAAGGAATCTTCAAAATGAATCTATATACAGAAAAAGTATCTCCATTGTTCAAAAGCGGTAAGTATTACGGGAACACCTGCTTCCTAATTGACTCGAAAGGGTACATTTGGTTGGCCTACGGCAAAGGTGTCTGGAAGATCAACCTCGAAAATGAAGAAGACAAGGTACAATACCGTTCTGGTGAAAACGGATTGGGAACATTTCCCATATCTCAAATAATCGAAGACAAAGAGGGACGGATCTTCCTCGGAACCCGTGGCTCCGGCCTGTTCCACTATGACGAGAAGAACAAACGGTTTATCGGATATACAACCGAAAATAGCTTCATCGCCAGTGACTACTGCTATGAACTCACCTTGTCGACCCTGGACCAATTAGTGATAACAGGCGACAAAGGAATTACCTTTTTCGATCCGGATCAAAACCTGTTCAAGGTCGTGGAACTGGGGACGGCCCTGCCTCTGACAGGCATAAACATCGGTTGCGGAATCCTGGTCTGCAAAAACGGAGAAATATTCGTCGGCAGCAGCAATGGCATGGCGACATTCTTTGAACAGCAGTTGTTCAACTCCGCCAAAGACTACCAACTATATTTTTCCGACCTGTTCATTAACAACGAACAAGTTTCTCCCGGCGACCACAACAAGGTGCTGGCCACCGCCCTACCTTTCACTCGAGAAATAGAGCTGGCCTATAATCAAAATAATCTGATTTTCACTTTTACATCGAACAACTATGTCAATACGCTGAAAAAGGCGTCTTACGAATACATGTTGGAAGGTTTCGACAAGAAATGGATACCCAGCAAAGACAACAATATTTTCTATACGAACTTGAACCCCGGAAAGTACACGCTCATCGTCCGGGAAATACAATACGACCCGAATCAGGAACAACCGCGTACCATCAAGATGGACATTCATATCCATTCCCCCTGGTATGCATCCAACTTAGCTTATTTCCTCTACTTCATCTTGATCATTAGTATACTGTACAGCATTTACCGTTTCAAGAAATCACAATACATGTTGCAAACTTCACTGGAAATGGAACGGAAGGAAAAAGAAGCGATCGAAGAGTTGAATCAGGCAAAACTACAGTTCTTCTCCAACATCTCGCATGAGTTCAGGACACCGTTGACACTGATTATCTCCCAGATAGAACTCTTATTACAAAGCAGTTCATTGTCACCTTCCGTATACAACAAACTGCTGAAAGTATATAAAAACACTTATCATATGCGGAACTTGATCAGTGAGTTATTGGATTTCCGTAAACTGGAACAGGGACATATGAAGCTGAAAGTGTACGAGCAAGACATCGTCCCGTTCCTGAAAGAGATTTACCTGTCTTTTTATGAATATGCGTCCAGCCGTTCCATCACATACAATTTCACGGCTCCGCAAGAGAATGTTTTGTGTTATTTCGACCCGAAGCAAATGCAAAAAGTCTTCTATAACCTGCTATCCAATGCTTTCAAGTACACCAAACCGAATGCAGCCATTGAAATGATTTTGGAAAACAAAGAAAATGAAGTTACCATTAAAGTTATCGACAACGGTATCGGTATCAGCAAAGAAGATATAGACAAAATATTCGACCGATTCTATCAGGCTGAAAACGGTATCTCGAATATCACCAAGACTCCCAGCACGGGGATCGGACTTTCATTGACCAAAAGCATAATCGAGTTGCACCACGGAACGATACAAGTGGAAAGTACACCGGGCTACGGTAGTATTTTCATTGTCCATCTCCAGAAAGGCTACACGCATTTTACCGAGGAAGAACTGGCACAAAAGCAGCAAAAAAAGCAAACGGAAAGCCTGATTCCCGACACGGTCGCCTTTTCCGATCACATGGAAGAGTTTTCCGATACGGAACAAAAAGAGCTATTGATCGAAGGAGACGATTCCCCTCATACGATCCTACTGGTCGAAGACAACGAAGAGTTACTCCAGATACTCAACTCCCTGTTCTCACCGACCTACCGCGTCCTACTGGCACGAAACGGTAAAGAAGGATTGGAAAAGGCACGCGCAGAACGACCGGACATCATCGTTAGCGATGTCATGATGCCGGAAATGTCCGGAACAGAGATGTGCTTGAAGATCAAAAATGATTTTGATGTATGCCACATCCCGGTCGTACTGCTTACGGCACTCACTTCCGCCGAGCAAAATATCGAAGGCTTACAACGAGGCGCCGACGACTATATAAACAAACCATTCAATGCAAAGGTATTACTGGCGCGTTGCAATAACCTAGTCCGTAATCGTATTATCCTGCAAAAGAAATTCAGCCAGCAGAAAGATTTCGATGCGCAATCGCTGGCAAGCAACCCGATAGACCAAAAGTTCTTGGATACGGTCAACTCGATCATTGAAAAGAATCTTGATAATATCGACTTCGACATGAATATGATGGCCCGCGAGTTGGGACTCAGTCGAAGTTCATTGTATGCCAAATTCAAGGCACTGACAGGTATGACACCCAATGACTTTGTCCTCAACTGCAAACTGAAGCGGGCCGCAACCATGTTGACGGAAAACCCCGATCTACAGATCGCCGACATCTCCGACCGGCTGGGCTTCGGTTCTCCGCGTTATTTCACCCGCTGTTTCAAAGCCCAGTTTGAAATTACCCCGGCTGAATACAGAAAGAAAACGGTCATTTAA
- a CDS encoding iron ABC transporter permease has product MKKQVFIFYPFLLVLLLLLFAGGLVYGAVSIPVESVVNILLGEGTERLAWQNIVLQSRFPQAVTALLAGASLAVSGLLLQTLFRNPLAGPSILGISDGANLGVAAIMLYFGGSLSMVTDLPISGYLAVIMAAFSGAACILGLIIYFSAKVKNNVMLLIIGIMIGYLASSLISVLNYYASTDKVHAFVMWGLGNFSGVSLQQLPYFAGFTCIGLLLAILLIKPLNALLLGEMYAANLGIKIRRTRILILLCTGLLTATTTAFCGPISFIGLAVPHVARLMLGSSNHKMLVPVTLLTGSCIALLCNLLMVLPGTHNILPLNAVTPMLGAPVIIYVIVNRKNIQYFD; this is encoded by the coding sequence ATGAAAAAGCAAGTCTTCATTTTTTATCCGTTTTTGTTAGTTCTCCTGTTGCTGTTGTTTGCCGGCGGACTGGTTTATGGCGCTGTCTCGATACCCGTTGAAAGTGTGGTGAATATATTGCTGGGAGAGGGAACGGAGCGACTTGCATGGCAGAATATTGTGTTGCAGAGCCGTTTTCCCCAGGCTGTAACGGCTTTGTTAGCAGGTGCTTCGCTGGCTGTTAGTGGATTGTTGCTACAGACATTGTTCAGGAATCCGCTTGCCGGTCCTTCCATATTGGGAATCAGTGACGGGGCCAATCTGGGAGTCGCTGCGATCATGCTCTATTTCGGCGGTTCGTTGAGTATGGTGACCGATTTGCCGATCAGCGGTTATCTGGCGGTTATCATGGCCGCATTTAGTGGTGCGGCCTGTATTTTGGGATTGATTATTTATTTCTCGGCGAAGGTGAAGAATAACGTCATGTTGTTGATTATCGGTATTATGATCGGTTATCTCGCTTCATCATTGATTTCGGTTCTGAATTATTATGCATCGACTGACAAGGTGCATGCATTTGTGATGTGGGGATTGGGGAACTTCTCCGGGGTTTCCTTGCAACAGCTGCCTTATTTTGCCGGTTTTACCTGTATAGGATTGCTATTGGCCATTCTTTTGATCAAACCTCTGAATGCATTGCTCTTAGGAGAAATGTATGCTGCCAATTTAGGAATCAAGATCAGGCGGACGCGTATTCTGATCCTGTTGTGTACAGGATTGCTTACTGCGACTACGACTGCCTTTTGCGGGCCGATCTCCTTTATCGGGCTGGCGGTCCCGCATGTCGCACGTTTGATGTTGGGCTCATCCAATCATAAGATGCTGGTTCCTGTAACGTTGCTGACCGGTTCTTGCATCGCGTTGCTTTGTAATCTGTTGATGGTATTGCCGGGTACGCATAACATATTGCCGCTGAATGCCGTGACTCCGATGCTCGGTGCGCCTGTCATCATTTATGTAATTGTGAACCGGAAAAACATCCAATACTTTGACTGA
- a CDS encoding ABC transporter ATP-binding protein, which produces MTKVAAIETKGLCIGYLLKGGKRKVVHEDLNLQLVSGEVTCLLGLNGAGKSTLLRTLCGFQPPLGGEIRLMGKPLSGYSQANFSLTVGVVLTEKTNAGGITVYELVSLGRHPYTGFFGQLKKRDHVIIEQSLEAAGIAHKANNYVSELSDGERQKAMIAKALAQQCPIILLDEPTAFLDVTSRIETMVLLHRLAVEQEKAVLLSTHDLDLAIQMGDCLWLQEKGRPMACGTPEDLIMSGAFESFFGKEGIVFDPATGKLNTEAPTSPIGVEGDFLTSYWVGNALIRNGYRPSPVKEGQLNITCKSPHELVVAFPEGCKEELRTVAELVSLIGMRKSFYGHGNNVSRL; this is translated from the coding sequence ATGACAAAAGTAGCTGCAATAGAAACAAAAGGACTTTGTATCGGTTACCTGCTGAAAGGCGGTAAGAGGAAAGTGGTCCATGAGGATTTGAACCTGCAACTCGTTTCGGGCGAGGTGACTTGTTTGTTGGGACTGAACGGTGCCGGTAAATCGACGCTGCTTCGTACGCTTTGTGGTTTTCAGCCTCCACTCGGAGGGGAAATACGTTTGATGGGGAAGCCTCTTTCCGGTTATTCGCAGGCAAACTTTTCCTTGACTGTCGGTGTTGTACTGACAGAAAAGACTAATGCAGGAGGAATTACCGTCTATGAACTGGTTTCGTTGGGCAGGCATCCTTATACCGGCTTTTTCGGACAGTTGAAGAAGCGGGATCATGTTATCATCGAGCAATCGCTTGAAGCTGCCGGCATAGCTCATAAAGCCAATAACTATGTCTCGGAGCTAAGTGACGGTGAACGGCAGAAGGCTATGATTGCCAAGGCGCTTGCCCAACAGTGCCCGATTATCCTGTTGGACGAACCGACCGCCTTTCTGGATGTGACCAGCCGTATCGAAACAATGGTTTTGTTGCATCGCCTGGCAGTCGAGCAAGAGAAAGCGGTTCTGCTTTCTACTCACGACCTGGACCTGGCTATCCAAATGGGGGATTGCCTTTGGCTACAGGAGAAAGGACGTCCGATGGCTTGCGGAACTCCCGAAGACCTGATTATGAGTGGAGCTTTTGAATCTTTTTTCGGTAAGGAGGGAATCGTATTCGATCCGGCAACCGGAAAGCTGAATACGGAAGCTCCTACGTCACCCATCGGTGTGGAAGGCGACTTTCTGACTTCTTATTGGGTAGGGAATGCTCTGATCCGTAATGGTTACCGTCCTTCGCCCGTAAAGGAAGGGCAGTTGAATATCACTTGCAAGAGCCCGCATGAACTGGTTGTGGCTTTCCCTGAGGGCTGCAAGGAAGAACTCCGGACGGTGGCGGAGCTTGTCTCTCTTATCGGCATGAGAAAAAGTTTTTATGGACATGGAAACAACGTTTCTCGCTTATGA
- a CDS encoding MATE family efflux transporter: MANEITWRLEHERIGRLLLHYAMPAVIGTMVNALYNIVDRIFIGQGVGPLAMAGLTLTFPILLFLQAFGMLIGAGAATRVSIYLGRRENEMAEKVLGNAFTLTFIITLATVVPCMIWMKDLLLAFGGSEQTIPYAQDYLNIVVPGTLLTSLSFGFNAVMRASGYPKKAMFTMLIGAITNVILDPIFIFWLDMGIKGAAIATIISMLLCTLFVMNHFVQKDSIVRFHKGTFKLEKHVVWNILTIGVSPFAMQLAGSLVVVIQNYALKQHGGDLALGANGIITSVGMLLVMLIIGIAQGMQPIVGFNFGAKKYERVQETLRLVIITATIIMGVGCFCSVAFPKLITRAFTNDPDLLDVTANGLRISLLVFVVVGSQISISQFFQSIGIAWKAMFLSLSRQVLFLIPAMLLFSRFWGLDGVWYAAPFSDFVAAVTAWLFLWYHVKNMKSKNSD; the protein is encoded by the coding sequence ATGGCAAACGAAATAACATGGCGGCTGGAGCATGAAAGGATCGGCCGGTTGTTGTTGCATTATGCGATGCCGGCAGTGATCGGTACAATGGTGAATGCTCTTTATAATATTGTCGACCGTATCTTTATCGGTCAGGGAGTCGGTCCGCTGGCAATGGCAGGATTGACGCTGACATTCCCTATTCTGTTGTTCCTCCAAGCGTTTGGAATGCTCATAGGGGCGGGGGCTGCGACGCGTGTCTCCATCTATCTGGGACGGAGGGAGAATGAGATGGCGGAAAAGGTATTGGGGAATGCTTTCACCTTGACATTCATCATAACGCTTGCGACAGTAGTTCCCTGCATGATCTGGATGAAAGATTTATTACTGGCTTTCGGGGGAAGCGAACAGACCATCCCGTATGCACAGGACTATCTGAATATCGTGGTTCCGGGGACGCTCCTGACCTCCCTCAGTTTTGGCTTCAACGCTGTCATGCGTGCTTCCGGCTATCCGAAGAAAGCAATGTTTACCATGCTGATCGGGGCGATAACCAATGTGATACTTGATCCTATTTTCATTTTCTGGCTGGATATGGGGATTAAGGGGGCTGCCATTGCGACGATCATCTCGATGCTGCTCTGTACTCTTTTTGTCATGAACCATTTTGTCCAAAAAGACAGTATCGTCCGTTTCCATAAAGGGACGTTCAAGCTGGAAAAGCATGTGGTATGGAATATCCTGACGATCGGTGTTTCGCCTTTTGCCATGCAGTTGGCGGGAAGTTTGGTGGTGGTGATCCAGAACTATGCACTCAAACAGCATGGGGGAGACTTGGCATTGGGGGCAAACGGCATTATCACCAGTGTCGGAATGCTTTTGGTGATGCTGATTATCGGGATCGCGCAGGGGATGCAGCCGATTGTCGGTTTCAATTTCGGGGCAAAGAAATACGAGCGTGTCCAGGAAACGCTACGTCTGGTCATTATAACCGCTACCATTATCATGGGAGTCGGCTGCTTTTGTAGCGTGGCGTTTCCGAAATTGATCACCCGTGCCTTTACGAACGATCCTGATTTATTGGATGTGACGGCAAATGGCTTGCGGATCAGTTTGCTGGTATTTGTGGTCGTCGGTTCGCAGATCTCGATCAGCCAGTTTTTCCAAAGCATCGGGATTGCTTGGAAGGCTATGTTTTTGAGTTTAAGCCGCCAAGTCTTGTTCCTGATACCAGCGATGTTGCTGTTCTCCCGCTTTTGGGGGTTGGATGGTGTCTGGTATGCTGCTCCCTTCTCTGATTTTGTTGCGGCTGTAACTGCTTGGCTCTTTTTGTGGTATCATGTTAAAAACATGAAAAGTAAGAATTCGGATTGA
- a CDS encoding DUF4251 domain-containing protein, which translates to MKRVLLLLAVLLFSAGTMMAQQDKAAEKAAKKAEKEAKKAAEAAEQMALFEQGVQALKEKDFVLEAERVEFKRGQFVYVTPSTNFVSMKGDRATIQLAFNTAAAGPNGIGGITVDGSASNIEMKTDKKGNVTFSMMVQGVAVSANVTIRMVKGTNKCTATVSPNFNSNRISFTGYLYPSDQSNVFKGRAI; encoded by the coding sequence ATGAAAAGAGTATTATTATTACTGGCTGTCCTGCTATTTAGTGCAGGGACAATGATGGCCCAGCAGGATAAAGCTGCCGAGAAGGCCGCCAAGAAAGCAGAAAAAGAAGCGAAGAAAGCCGCCGAAGCAGCTGAACAGATGGCCTTGTTCGAACAAGGTGTACAAGCACTGAAGGAGAAAGATTTTGTATTGGAAGCCGAACGTGTCGAGTTTAAGCGTGGACAATTCGTCTATGTGACCCCGAGCACGAACTTTGTTTCCATGAAAGGTGACCGGGCGACTATCCAGTTGGCTTTCAATACTGCCGCTGCCGGCCCGAACGGGATCGGGGGGATAACGGTCGATGGCAGTGCTTCAAATATAGAGATGAAAACAGACAAAAAAGGAAATGTCACGTTTAGTATGATGGTACAAGGTGTTGCAGTCTCCGCCAATGTGACAATCCGTATGGTAAAAGGCACGAACAAGTGTACGGCAACTGTGAGTCCGAACTTCAACAGCAACCGTATTTCGTTTACCGGTTATCTGTATCCGTCGGATCAGTCCAACGTGTTTAAGGGGCGTGCCATCTGA
- a CDS encoding co-chaperone GroES yields the protein MQLAIDQKDIDKFLMVGDKVLIKPKNPQSQTKSGLYLPPTVQQEKIQSGYIIKVGPGFPLPSQSEEHEVWEKKKEGEVHYLPLQAHEGDLAVFLQNAAYEINFNEEKFLIVPHSAILMLVRDEGLFE from the coding sequence ATGCAATTAGCAATAGATCAGAAAGACATAGATAAGTTCCTGATGGTGGGTGACAAGGTGCTTATCAAACCGAAGAACCCGCAGAGTCAGACAAAATCCGGATTGTATCTGCCGCCTACCGTCCAGCAGGAGAAGATTCAGAGCGGCTATATCATCAAGGTCGGTCCCGGTTTCCCGCTTCCTTCCCAGAGTGAGGAACATGAAGTATGGGAAAAGAAGAAAGAGGGTGAGGTGCATTATCTTCCTTTGCAGGCGCATGAAGGCGATTTGGCTGTATTTCTACAGAATGCGGCTTACGAGATCAATTTTAATGAAGAGAAGTTCCTGATCGTCCCTCATTCGGCTATTTTGATGTTGGTTCGTGACGAAGGTTTGTTCGAATAA
- a CDS encoding sulfide/dihydroorotate dehydrogenase-like FAD/NAD-binding protein: MNKIVSKEHFSANVVKLEVEAPLIARSRKAGHFVIVKVGEKGERIPLTIAGADTTKGTITLVIQAVGGSSKKICELNAGDYITDLVGPLGQATHIEKVGTVVCAGGGVGVAPLLPIVEAFHKAGNRVIVVLAARTKELVILEEQMRANSDEVIVMTDDGSYGTKGLVTNGVESVINREKVDLCVTIGPAVMMKFVSALTKKYEIPTVASLNTIMVDGTGMCGACRITVGGKTKFVCVDGPEFDAHQVDFDEMLMRLGAYKDIEKK, translated from the coding sequence ATGAATAAAATTGTAAGTAAAGAACATTTCTCTGCCAACGTAGTGAAACTGGAAGTGGAAGCACCTTTGATTGCTCGCTCCCGTAAGGCAGGCCACTTTGTTATCGTGAAGGTGGGTGAGAAAGGTGAACGCATTCCCCTCACCATTGCCGGAGCTGATACGACGAAAGGAACTATCACACTCGTGATCCAGGCTGTAGGAGGTTCGTCAAAAAAGATATGCGAACTGAATGCCGGTGATTATATTACCGATTTGGTCGGTCCGCTGGGGCAAGCCACCCATATCGAGAAAGTCGGCACGGTCGTGTGTGCCGGCGGTGGTGTCGGTGTGGCTCCTTTATTGCCGATCGTGGAGGCTTTTCATAAGGCGGGCAACCGTGTGATTGTAGTGCTGGCCGCCCGTACGAAGGAGCTGGTTATCTTGGAAGAGCAGATGCGCGCCAACTCCGATGAGGTGATCGTGATGACAGACGACGGTTCTTACGGTACAAAAGGTTTGGTGACGAATGGCGTGGAAAGTGTGATCAACCGTGAAAAGGTGGATTTGTGCGTCACGATCGGTCCGGCCGTCATGATGAAATTCGTCTCTGCCCTGACGAAGAAATACGAGATCCCGACAGTCGCCTCTTTGAATACGATTATGGTGGACGGGACCGGAATGTGTGGCGCTTGCCGTATTACGGTCGGAGGAAAGACGAAGTTCGTCTGTGTGGACGGACCGGAATTCGATGCTCACCAAGTAGATTTCGATGAGATGCTGATGCGCCTCGGTGCTTATAAAGATATTGAAAAGAAATAA
- the gltA gene encoding NADPH-dependent glutamate synthase, whose product MTTEELIAARRAEPWREALRKSKKNKERTDIPRVEMNELDAEYRSHTRLEEVNLGLTKEQAMQEAQRCLDCPNPTCMQGCPVSINIPTFVKNIERGEFLEAARVLKETSALPAVCGRVCPQEKQCESKCIHLKMGKPAVAIGYLERFAADYERESGNISIPEVAEKNGIKIAVVGSGPAGLSFAGDMAKRGYDVTVFEALHEIGGVLKYGIPEFRLPNKIVDVEIEGLRKMGVKFMTNCIVGKTISYDDLHADGFKGIFAASGAGLPNFMNIPGENLVGVMSSNEYLTRVNLMDAANPDSDTPVLQGKKVAVIGGGNTAMDSVRTARRLGAERAMIVYRRSEEEMPARLEEVKHAKEEGVEFMTLHNPVEYLGDERGRVKQMRLQKMELGEPDASGRRRPVPVEGAIETIDVDEVIVSVGVSPNPLIPRAFQGLEVSKKGTIVVNEENMRSALPDVYAGGDIVRGGATVILAMGDGRKAAAAMDEALRG is encoded by the coding sequence ATGACAACAGAAGAACTGATCGCTGCCCGTCGTGCCGAACCGTGGAGAGAAGCACTGCGTAAAAGCAAAAAAAATAAGGAACGTACGGATATCCCCCGTGTAGAAATGAATGAGCTGGATGCGGAATACCGCAGCCATACCCGCCTCGAAGAGGTAAACCTCGGATTGACGAAGGAGCAGGCCATGCAGGAAGCCCAGCGTTGTCTGGACTGTCCGAATCCGACCTGTATGCAAGGATGTCCGGTAAGTATCAATATCCCGACGTTTGTGAAGAACATCGAGCGGGGAGAGTTTCTGGAAGCAGCCAGAGTGCTGAAGGAAACAAGTGCATTGCCGGCTGTCTGCGGCCGTGTATGTCCGCAGGAAAAACAGTGCGAAAGCAAGTGCATTCATCTGAAGATGGGTAAACCGGCTGTCGCTATCGGTTACTTGGAACGTTTTGCCGCCGATTATGAACGGGAAAGCGGAAACATTTCCATCCCGGAAGTAGCGGAGAAGAACGGCATTAAGATTGCCGTTGTCGGTTCAGGTCCCGCCGGCCTTTCGTTTGCCGGTGATATGGCAAAGCGTGGCTATGATGTGACGGTGTTCGAAGCTTTGCACGAAATCGGTGGTGTGTTGAAATACGGTATTCCCGAATTCCGCCTGCCGAATAAGATTGTGGATGTAGAGATTGAAGGGCTGCGCAAGATGGGTGTGAAGTTCATGACAAACTGTATTGTCGGTAAGACAATCAGTTATGACGATCTGCATGCGGATGGTTTCAAAGGAATCTTCGCTGCCAGTGGCGCCGGGCTTCCTAACTTTATGAATATTCCGGGAGAGAACCTGGTCGGGGTGATGTCTTCCAACGAATACTTGACACGTGTCAATCTGATGGATGCAGCCAATCCGGATAGCGATACGCCTGTCTTGCAGGGTAAGAAAGTGGCTGTCATCGGTGGTGGCAATACAGCAATGGACTCGGTCCGTACTGCTCGCCGCTTGGGTGCCGAACGTGCCATGATCGTTTATCGCCGTAGTGAAGAAGAGATGCCCGCACGCTTGGAGGAGGTGAAACATGCCAAAGAGGAAGGTGTGGAGTTTATGACCTTGCATAATCCGGTCGAATATCTTGGTGACGAACGGGGCCGTGTCAAACAGATGCGCTTGCAGAAGATGGAGCTGGGTGAACCGGATGCTTCCGGACGTCGTCGTCCTGTACCAGTCGAAGGAGCGATCGAAACAATTGATGTGGATGAAGTGATTGTCAGCGTCGGTGTTTCTCCCAATCCGCTTATCCCGCGTGCTTTCCAGGGATTGGAAGTAAGCAAAAAGGGAACGATCGTGGTGAATGAAGAAAATATGCGCTCAGCCTTGCCTGATGTATATGCGGGTGGTGATATCGTCCGTGGCGGTGCAACCGTAATCCTGGCAATGGGTGACGGTCGTAAGGCTGCTGCTGCAATGGATGAAGCATTGAGGGGATAG